A window of Streptomyces marispadix contains these coding sequences:
- a CDS encoding aspartate aminotransferase family protein, with protein sequence MTKDLSKTAHDHLWMHFTRMSSYERTPVPTIVRGEGTHIYDTDGKRYLDGLAGLFVVQAGHGRAELAEAANKQAQDLGFFPIWSYAHPKAVELAERLAHHAPGDLNKVFFTTGGGEAVETAWKLAKQFHKLTGNPGKYKVISRNVAYHGTPHGALSITGLPGLKAPFEPLVPGAHKVPNTNIYRAPAHGDDPEAFGRWAADQIEQQILFEGPETVAAVFLEPVQNAGGCFPPPPGYFQRVREICDRHDVLLVSDEVICAFGRLGTLFGCDKFGYVPDIITCAKGMTSGYSPIGAAIISDRIAEPFWKGDNTFLHGYTFGGHPVSAAVALANLDIFEREGLNQHVLDNEPAFRATLRKLLDLPIVGDVRGDGFFYGIELVKDKATKETFTEEESERVLYGFLSKALFEAGLYCRADDRGDPVVQLAPPLISDQSIFDEAEGILRSVLTEAWTKL encoded by the coding sequence GTGACAAAGGATCTGTCGAAGACCGCCCACGACCACCTGTGGATGCACTTCACCCGCATGTCGTCGTACGAGCGGACGCCCGTCCCCACGATCGTCCGCGGCGAGGGCACCCACATCTACGACACCGACGGCAAGCGCTACCTCGACGGCCTCGCCGGGCTCTTCGTGGTACAGGCCGGTCACGGCCGCGCGGAGCTGGCCGAGGCCGCCAACAAGCAGGCGCAGGACCTCGGTTTCTTCCCCATCTGGTCCTACGCGCACCCCAAGGCCGTCGAACTCGCCGAGCGCCTGGCGCACCACGCCCCCGGCGACCTCAACAAGGTCTTCTTCACCACGGGCGGCGGCGAGGCCGTGGAGACCGCGTGGAAGCTCGCCAAGCAGTTCCACAAGCTGACCGGCAACCCCGGCAAGTACAAGGTGATCTCGCGCAACGTCGCCTACCACGGCACCCCCCACGGCGCCCTCTCGATCACCGGACTCCCGGGCCTGAAGGCCCCGTTCGAGCCGCTGGTGCCGGGCGCGCACAAGGTGCCCAACACCAACATCTACCGGGCACCGGCGCACGGCGACGACCCCGAGGCGTTCGGACGCTGGGCCGCCGACCAGATCGAGCAGCAGATCCTCTTCGAGGGCCCGGAGACGGTCGCGGCGGTCTTCCTCGAACCCGTGCAGAACGCGGGCGGCTGCTTCCCCCCGCCCCCGGGCTACTTCCAGCGCGTCCGCGAGATCTGCGACCGGCACGACGTGCTGCTCGTCTCCGACGAGGTCATCTGCGCCTTCGGACGGCTGGGGACGCTCTTCGGCTGCGACAAGTTCGGCTACGTGCCGGACATCATCACCTGTGCCAAGGGCATGACCTCCGGCTACTCGCCGATCGGCGCCGCGATCATCTCCGACCGCATCGCCGAGCCCTTCTGGAAGGGCGACAACACCTTCCTGCACGGCTACACCTTCGGCGGCCACCCGGTCTCGGCGGCCGTGGCGCTCGCCAACCTCGACATCTTCGAACGCGAGGGACTCAACCAGCACGTCCTCGACAACGAGCCCGCGTTCCGTGCCACGCTGCGCAAGCTGCTCGACCTTCCCATCGTCGGCGACGTACGCGGCGACGGCTTCTTCTACGGCATCGAACTCGTCAAGGACAAGGCCACCAAGGAGACCTTCACCGAGGAGGAGTCCGAGCGGGTCCTCTACGGATTCCTCTCCAAGGCGCTCTTCGAGGCCGGGCTCTACTGCCGGGCCGACGACCGCGGCGACCCCGTGGTGCAGCTCGCACCGCCGCTCATCTCCGACCAGAGCATCTTCGACGAGGCCGAGGGCATCCTGCGCTCGGTGCTGACGGAGGCGTGGACGAAGCTCTGA
- a CDS encoding Lrp/AsnC family transcriptional regulator produces the protein MSCVARDAKKTNGIRSLDDVSLAIIEQLQEDGRRPYAAIGKAVGLSEAAVRQRVQKLQDQGVMQIVAVTDPLTVGFLRQAMVGINIEGDLESVADALAEIDEVDYVVVTAGSFDLLVEIVCQDDEHLLEMITKRIRSLPGVRTTESFVYLKLRKQTYTWGTR, from the coding sequence GTGTCGTGCGTGGCCCGAGACGCGAAGAAGACGAACGGCATCCGCTCGCTCGACGATGTGTCGCTTGCGATCATCGAGCAGCTCCAGGAGGACGGCAGGCGGCCCTACGCCGCCATCGGCAAGGCCGTCGGCCTGTCGGAAGCGGCCGTACGGCAGCGCGTCCAGAAGCTCCAGGACCAGGGTGTCATGCAGATCGTCGCCGTCACCGACCCCCTCACGGTGGGCTTCCTGCGGCAGGCGATGGTCGGCATCAACATCGAGGGCGATCTCGAGTCCGTGGCGGACGCCCTCGCCGAGATCGACGAGGTCGACTACGTGGTCGTCACGGCCGGCTCGTTCGACCTGCTCGTGGAGATCGTCTGCCAGGACGACGAGCACCTGCTGGAGATGATCACCAAGCGGATCCGTTCCCTTCCGGGGGTGCGCACCACCGAGAGCTTCGTCTACCTCAAGCTGCGAAAGCAGACCTACACGTGGGGGACACGATGA
- a CDS encoding gamma-aminobutyraldehyde dehydrogenase, whose product MTTELRRLRNYIDGEFRDAADGRTTDVVNPATGDVYATAPLSAAADVDAAMAAAERAFPGWRDTTPAERQKAILKIADALEARADEFLAVECENCGKPLELTRQEELPMMLDQIRFFAGAARMLEGKSAGEYMEGLTSYVRREPVGVCAQVAPWNYPAMMAVWKFAPALAAGNTVVLKPSDTTPASAVFMAEVMGEILPKGVFNVLCGDRDTGRLMVEHKTPAMASITGSVRAGTEVAGSAAKDLKRVHLELGGKAPCVVFDDADVQAAVEGIRDGGFFNAGQDCTAATRVLVQEGVYEQFVTALAKAAGEVKTGDLSDPDCFYGPLNNPTHLEKVSGFIDRLPAHAKVESGGERVGDKGWFYAPTVVSGLRQDDEIIQNEVFGPVITVQKFTDENQAVTWANDVEYALASSVWTTDHGRAMRMSKSLDFGCVWINTHIPLVAEMPHGGFKKSGYGKDLSAYGLEDYTRVKHVMTAL is encoded by the coding sequence GTGACCACCGAGCTGCGTCGGCTGCGCAACTACATCGACGGTGAGTTCCGGGACGCCGCTGACGGCCGGACCACCGACGTGGTGAATCCCGCCACGGGCGACGTGTACGCCACCGCGCCGCTTTCCGCCGCCGCCGATGTCGACGCCGCGATGGCCGCGGCCGAGCGGGCCTTTCCGGGCTGGCGCGACACCACTCCGGCCGAGAGGCAGAAGGCGATCTTGAAGATCGCGGACGCGCTGGAGGCCCGCGCGGACGAGTTCCTGGCCGTCGAATGCGAGAACTGCGGCAAGCCGCTGGAGCTGACCAGGCAGGAAGAACTGCCCATGATGCTCGACCAGATCCGCTTCTTCGCCGGTGCCGCCCGCATGCTGGAGGGCAAGTCCGCCGGCGAGTACATGGAGGGGCTCACCTCCTATGTACGGCGTGAGCCGGTGGGCGTATGCGCACAGGTCGCACCGTGGAACTACCCCGCGATGATGGCCGTCTGGAAGTTCGCACCGGCGCTGGCCGCGGGCAACACCGTCGTGCTCAAGCCGTCCGACACCACCCCCGCCTCCGCTGTCTTCATGGCCGAGGTGATGGGCGAGATCCTGCCCAAGGGCGTCTTCAACGTCCTCTGCGGCGACCGCGACACCGGCCGCCTCATGGTCGAGCACAAGACGCCCGCGATGGCCTCGATCACCGGGTCGGTGCGTGCCGGTACGGAGGTCGCGGGCAGCGCGGCCAAGGACCTCAAGCGCGTACATCTGGAGCTGGGCGGCAAGGCGCCGTGCGTGGTCTTCGACGACGCCGACGTGCAGGCCGCGGTCGAGGGCATCCGCGACGGCGGCTTCTTCAACGCCGGTCAGGACTGCACCGCGGCGACGCGTGTCCTCGTACAGGAAGGCGTCTACGAGCAGTTCGTCACCGCGCTGGCCAAGGCCGCGGGCGAGGTGAAGACCGGCGACCTCAGCGACCCCGACTGCTTCTACGGGCCCCTCAACAACCCGACGCACCTGGAGAAGGTCAGCGGCTTCATCGACCGGCTGCCCGCGCACGCCAAGGTCGAGTCCGGCGGTGAACGCGTAGGCGACAAGGGCTGGTTCTACGCGCCGACGGTCGTCTCGGGGCTGCGCCAGGACGACGAGATCATCCAGAACGAGGTCTTCGGTCCGGTCATCACAGTCCAGAAGTTCACCGACGAGAACCAGGCCGTGACCTGGGCCAACGACGTCGAGTACGCGCTGGCGTCCTCGGTGTGGACCACCGACCACGGCCGTGCCATGCGGATGTCGAAGTCGCTGGACTTCGGCTGCGTATGGATCAACACCCATATCCCGCTGGTCGCGGAGATGCCGCACGGCGGCTTCAAGAAGTCCGGCTACGGCAAGGACCTCTCGGCGTACGGGCTGGAGGACTACACGCGCGTCAAGCATGTGATGACGGCGCTGTGA
- a CDS encoding zinc ribbon domain-containing protein: MLIFGTSTKMHQLAMLNLLCAFCGNPSAHSLRKRVTKFSLFFIPLFPIAPAKHYLQCTFCGGASEVTKENAEQLLAQGGAPAPQSGYGAAQPGGQQPYAGQGHPGQGQMPPQGNPFAGQQPQGQPPQNPYQS, from the coding sequence GTGCTCATCTTCGGCACCTCGACCAAGATGCATCAGCTTGCGATGCTGAACCTGCTGTGCGCCTTCTGCGGCAATCCTTCGGCGCACTCGCTGCGTAAGCGGGTCACGAAGTTCTCCCTCTTCTTCATCCCGCTCTTCCCGATCGCCCCCGCGAAGCACTACCTCCAGTGCACCTTCTGCGGCGGCGCGAGCGAGGTGACGAAGGAGAACGCCGAGCAGCTCCTCGCCCAGGGCGGCGCCCCCGCGCCGCAGTCCGGCTACGGAGCCGCACAGCCCGGAGGGCAGCAGCCGTACGCCGGGCAGGGCCACCCCGGGCAGGGCCAGATGCCGCCGCAGGGCAATCCGTTCGCCGGCCAGCAGCCGCAGGGGCAGCCCCCGCAGAACCCGTACCAGTCCTGA
- a CDS encoding adenosine deaminase: MSEFSGLDEFIAGLPKAELHVHHVGSASPRIVAELAARHPEFGVPQDPEALREYFTFTDFAHFIEIYLSVVDMLRDAEDIRLLTYEIARDMARQQVRYAELTVTPFSSTKRGIAAEEFLEAIEDARTAAEKELDVTLRWTFDIPGEAGLAAAEETARIATEMGPDGLLSFGLGGPEIGVPRSQFKPYFDRAIAAGLRSVPHAGETTGPETIWDALTSLRAERIGHGTSAVQDPRLLEHLAERQIPLEVCPTSNIATRAVETLDEHPLPQLAEAGVLVTINSDDPPMFGTDLNTEYGIAARLLGLDAAGVAALARNAVRASFMDEPTRKRLNAEIDAYLASWKRQRSAAD; encoded by the coding sequence TTGTCCGAGTTCTCCGGCCTCGACGAGTTCATCGCCGGGCTGCCCAAGGCCGAGCTGCACGTCCATCACGTCGGCTCGGCCTCGCCCCGCATCGTCGCCGAACTCGCGGCCCGCCACCCGGAGTTCGGCGTTCCACAGGACCCGGAGGCACTGCGGGAGTACTTCACCTTCACCGACTTCGCGCACTTCATCGAGATCTATCTCTCGGTCGTCGACATGCTGCGGGACGCCGAGGACATCCGGCTGCTCACCTACGAGATCGCCCGCGACATGGCCCGCCAGCAGGTGCGCTACGCCGAGCTGACCGTCACGCCCTTCAGCTCGACCAAGCGCGGGATAGCCGCCGAGGAGTTCCTGGAGGCCATCGAGGACGCCCGGACCGCCGCCGAGAAGGAGCTGGACGTCACGCTGCGCTGGACCTTCGACATCCCCGGCGAGGCGGGCCTCGCGGCGGCCGAGGAGACCGCGAGGATCGCCACGGAGATGGGCCCTGACGGCCTGCTCTCGTTCGGTCTCGGCGGCCCCGAAATCGGCGTTCCGCGCTCGCAGTTCAAGCCGTACTTCGACCGTGCGATCGCGGCGGGGCTGCGCAGCGTGCCGCACGCGGGCGAGACCACGGGTCCGGAGACGATCTGGGACGCCCTCACCTCGCTGCGTGCGGAGCGCATCGGGCACGGCACGAGCGCCGTCCAGGACCCGCGGCTGCTGGAGCATCTCGCCGAGCGGCAGATCCCGCTGGAGGTCTGCCCTACCTCCAACATCGCGACCCGTGCCGTGGAGACGCTGGACGAGCACCCGCTGCCGCAACTGGCCGAGGCGGGCGTCCTGGTGACGATCAACAGCGACGACCCCCCGATGTTCGGCACGGACCTCAACACCGAGTACGGGATCGCCGCACGGCTGCTCGGCCTGGACGCGGCGGGCGTCGCCGCCCTCGCACGCAACGCCGTACGGGCCTCCTTCATGGACGAGCCCACCAGGAAGCGGCTGAACGCTGAGATCGACGCCTACCTCGCCTCCTGGAAGCGGCAGCGGAGCGCCGCCGACTGA
- a CDS encoding DUF4190 domain-containing protein yields the protein MEDDTGRPAPSGGARHDPWAPPRDGAATGRGNMDHNEEDRKRRSVAEQPTITSGQGASPGAGPPPVPPAPGAPSGPSRGAAPAGAGGAPGSGYGASPYGAPSPYGQQPQPPQQPQQPQPYVNGGAAYGYPAQAPAPQPYGYGAGPGPGGPGGYGWHAPPQPGGKAVAAMVVGILGLLAVSTCWGSFLGIFLSPVALGLGLSAKRAADRGETGGRGQAVSGFVMGIIGTVLSVLFIAFLVVMLTVYNEEFGEYDSDPGGDGSSLDARERAAVLVVSGAGTGADAVTRTTVGG from the coding sequence ATGGAAGACGACACCGGACGGCCGGCGCCCTCCGGCGGCGCACGGCACGATCCCTGGGCGCCTCCTCGCGACGGGGCCGCAACCGGCAGGGGGAACATGGACCACAACGAAGAGGACCGGAAGCGGCGTTCGGTCGCGGAGCAGCCGACGATCACCTCGGGGCAGGGCGCGAGCCCGGGGGCGGGGCCGCCTCCCGTTCCGCCCGCGCCAGGGGCGCCTTCGGGCCCGTCTCGGGGTGCTGCTCCCGCCGGTGCAGGGGGTGCACCTGGTTCCGGTTACGGAGCGTCGCCTTACGGTGCGCCGTCGCCGTACGGGCAGCAGCCACAGCCGCCGCAACAGCCCCAGCAGCCACAGCCGTACGTCAACGGCGGTGCCGCGTACGGCTATCCGGCACAGGCGCCCGCGCCGCAGCCGTACGGATACGGAGCGGGACCGGGTCCGGGCGGCCCCGGCGGGTACGGCTGGCACGCTCCGCCGCAGCCCGGCGGCAAGGCGGTCGCCGCGATGGTGGTCGGCATCCTCGGCCTGCTCGCCGTCTCGACCTGCTGGGGGAGCTTCCTGGGGATCTTCCTCAGCCCGGTCGCGCTCGGCCTGGGCCTCTCCGCGAAGCGCGCCGCCGACCGGGGCGAGACCGGCGGGCGCGGCCAGGCCGTGTCCGGCTTCGTGATGGGGATCATCGGCACGGTCCTGTCGGTGCTCTTCATCGCGTTCCTCGTGGTGATGCTGACCGTCTACAACGAGGAGTTCGGCGAGTACGACTCCGACCCGGGCGGCGACGGCTCCTCGCTCGACGCCCGCGAGCGCGCCGCCGTACTCGTGGTCTCCGGAGCGGGCACCGGCGCCGACGCGGTGACCCGCACAACCGTCGGCGGCTGA
- a CDS encoding gamma-aminobutyraldehyde dehydrogenase — protein sequence MVQRFDVSSRFAAGAQFTGGRLGSGASGRTHTVVDPATGESVLGYELADPADVGAAVEAAGRALPEWAGATPAERSDAMHRWAAVLRERTGEFVYAESLQCGKPLKLSEEFDVPGSFDNVAFFAGAARQLPGVAAAEYSGDHTSFVRREPLGVIGSIAPWNYPLQMAAWKILPAVAAGNTIVLKPSELTPLTSLMFAEAACDAGIPDGVVNVVSGTGPDVGEALVGHPDVAMTSFTGSTEVGKRVAQIATAGVKRLHLELGGKAPFVVFDDADLEAAVHGAVAGALINSGQDCTAATRAYVQRPLYDRFVSGVADLMREVRLGDPFAPGTDLGPLVSHAHRDRVAGFVERARSYATVVTGGEAPGGELAHGAYYPPTLITDAPQDSEIVQQEVFGPVLTVLPFDADDQGIALANDTPYGLAASAWSRDVFRTGTAARRIRAGCVWINDHIPIISEMPHGGYKASGYGKDMSAYSFEEYTQVKHVMQDVTGEARKDWHRTVFGDR from the coding sequence ATGGTCCAGCGCTTCGACGTGTCCTCACGCTTCGCAGCGGGTGCGCAGTTCACCGGTGGACGGCTCGGATCGGGCGCTTCGGGCCGTACGCACACCGTCGTCGACCCGGCCACGGGCGAGAGCGTCCTCGGCTATGAACTCGCCGACCCCGCCGATGTGGGCGCGGCCGTCGAGGCCGCGGGGCGCGCGCTGCCCGAGTGGGCGGGCGCCACACCCGCCGAGCGCTCCGACGCGATGCACCGCTGGGCGGCCGTACTGCGCGAGCGCACGGGCGAGTTCGTGTATGCGGAGTCGCTTCAGTGCGGCAAACCGCTGAAGCTGTCCGAGGAGTTCGACGTTCCGGGCTCCTTCGACAACGTCGCGTTCTTCGCGGGGGCCGCCCGGCAGCTTCCAGGGGTCGCCGCGGCCGAGTACAGCGGCGACCACACCTCATTCGTACGGCGTGAACCGCTCGGTGTGATCGGCTCCATCGCCCCCTGGAACTACCCGCTCCAGATGGCCGCCTGGAAGATCCTCCCTGCGGTCGCCGCGGGCAACACCATCGTCCTCAAGCCCAGCGAACTCACCCCGCTGACCTCGCTGATGTTCGCGGAGGCGGCCTGCGATGCGGGCATCCCCGACGGCGTGGTCAACGTCGTCTCCGGCACCGGACCGGACGTGGGGGAGGCGCTGGTCGGGCACCCCGACGTCGCCATGACCTCCTTCACCGGGTCGACCGAGGTCGGCAAGCGCGTCGCCCAGATCGCCACGGCAGGCGTCAAGCGTCTCCACCTCGAACTCGGCGGCAAGGCGCCCTTCGTGGTCTTCGACGACGCCGATCTGGAGGCCGCCGTGCACGGCGCGGTGGCCGGTGCGCTGATCAACTCCGGTCAGGACTGCACAGCCGCGACCCGTGCGTATGTACAGCGCCCGCTCTACGACCGGTTCGTCTCCGGCGTCGCGGACCTGATGCGCGAGGTACGCCTCGGCGACCCCTTCGCACCCGGCACCGACCTCGGCCCTCTCGTCTCCCACGCGCACCGCGACCGCGTCGCCGGGTTCGTGGAACGGGCACGCTCGTACGCCACCGTCGTCACCGGCGGCGAGGCCCCCGGCGGTGAACTCGCCCACGGCGCCTACTATCCGCCCACGCTGATCACCGACGCGCCGCAGGACAGCGAGATCGTGCAGCAGGAGGTCTTCGGGCCCGTGCTGACCGTGCTGCCCTTCGACGCGGACGACCAGGGCATCGCCCTGGCCAACGACACCCCGTACGGACTGGCCGCCTCCGCCTGGAGCCGCGACGTCTTCCGTACGGGCACCGCCGCCCGGCGCATACGGGCGGGCTGCGTATGGATCAACGACCACATCCCGATCATCAGCGAGATGCCGCACGGGGGCTACAAGGCCTCCGGCTACGGCAAGGACATGTCCGCGTACTCCTTCGAGGAGTACACACAGGTCAAGCACGTCATGCAGGACGTCACCGGGGAAGCGCGAAAGGACTGGCACCGCACGGTCTTCGGCGACCGCTGA
- a CDS encoding polyamine ABC transporter substrate-binding protein, with protein sequence MDLDPQLYEGLPDPVRDAWERSLTQGRAAVSRRRLLRLGALAAGGAALAACGIPPAQGSRGGNDPEDTPDWSKKERVLNFANWPLYIDVDDKNKKKRPTLDRFERQSGIKVKYVEDINDNSEFYGKIKPQLAAGQDTGRDLICLSDWMAGRIIRQGWAQRLDPARLPHAVANLEDRFRTAPHDPGRQYSYPWAGTACVVAYNKKATGGKKVTSVSQLLEDDSLKGRVSMLTEMTDTMGLAMLDGGINPEKFTAGDFDKTLARLQKAVDAKQLRRFSGNDYLDELNSGDIAACLAWAGDVVQLKFDNPDVEFALPESGYLFGTDDLLVPAKARHQANAEALIDHYYQPKEAAELAAWVNYICPVTGAKAEMEKIDKELAEDPLIFPDAKTIELGKNFRPMSTGEHARYENKFAKLIGA encoded by the coding sequence ATGGACCTGGACCCGCAGCTTTACGAAGGTCTGCCCGACCCCGTGCGCGACGCCTGGGAACGCAGCCTCACCCAGGGACGCGCCGCCGTCAGCCGCCGCCGGCTGCTGCGCCTCGGCGCCCTCGCCGCGGGCGGCGCCGCCCTCGCGGCGTGCGGCATCCCGCCCGCTCAGGGCAGCCGCGGCGGCAACGACCCCGAGGACACCCCCGACTGGTCGAAGAAGGAGCGGGTCCTCAACTTCGCGAACTGGCCCCTCTACATCGACGTCGACGACAAGAACAAGAAGAAGCGCCCCACGCTCGACCGCTTCGAGCGGCAGAGCGGAATCAAGGTCAAGTACGTCGAGGACATCAACGACAACAGCGAGTTCTACGGGAAGATCAAGCCGCAGCTCGCCGCCGGGCAGGACACGGGCCGCGACCTGATATGCCTCTCCGACTGGATGGCAGGCCGCATCATCCGCCAGGGCTGGGCCCAGCGCCTCGACCCGGCCCGTCTGCCGCACGCCGTCGCCAACCTGGAAGACCGCTTCCGTACGGCGCCGCACGACCCCGGCCGCCAGTACAGCTACCCGTGGGCGGGCACCGCCTGCGTCGTCGCGTACAACAAGAAGGCCACGGGCGGCAAGAAGGTCACCAGCGTCTCCCAACTGCTGGAGGACGACTCCCTCAAGGGCAGGGTGTCGATGCTGACGGAGATGACCGACACCATGGGCCTGGCCATGCTCGACGGCGGCATCAACCCGGAGAAGTTCACGGCGGGCGACTTCGACAAGACCCTCGCCCGCCTCCAGAAGGCCGTCGACGCGAAGCAGTTGCGCCGCTTCAGCGGCAACGACTACCTCGACGAACTCAACTCCGGTGACATCGCGGCCTGTCTGGCGTGGGCGGGAGACGTCGTACAGCTCAAGTTCGACAACCCGGACGTCGAATTCGCCCTGCCCGAGAGCGGCTACCTCTTCGGCACCGACGACCTCCTCGTCCCAGCGAAGGCCAGGCACCAGGCCAACGCCGAGGCCCTGATCGACCACTACTACCAGCCCAAGGAGGCCGCCGAGCTGGCCGCCTGGGTCAACTACATCTGCCCGGTCACCGGCGCCAAGGCCGAGATGGAGAAGATCGACAAGGAGCTCGCCGAGGACCCGCTGATCTTCCCCGACGCGAAGACCATCGAGCTGGGCAAGAACTTCCGGCCCATGTCCACCGGTGAACACGCCCGCTACGAGAACAAGTTCGCCAAGCTCATCGGCGCATAG
- a CDS encoding ABC transporter ATP-binding protein, whose product MTITLSGVSKVFGDFTAVHPLDLTIPEGSFFALLGASGCGKTTTLRMIAGLEEPTGGRILLGEDDITALPPHKRPVNTVFQNYALFPHLDVAENVAFGLRRRGITSVRKQVEEMLELVELGPLAKRKPRQLSGGQQQRVALARALINRPQVLLLDEPLGALDLKLRRQMQLELKRIQTEVGITFVHVTHDQEEAMTMADTVAVMNAGRVEQLGAPDELYERPRSTFVANFLGTSNLIEAEITEANDDELLLKAVGTQTRLRLPAERCAVDGPQAGGKVLVGVRPEKISLSHADDTDAEDASRGDADGADNLLTGRIRDAGYLGVSLQYVVDSPVCPEFSVYEQNVERDARLTPGTEVVLRWRPAHTFALDAAQDADAGTVEEAL is encoded by the coding sequence ATGACGATCACTCTTTCCGGTGTCAGCAAGGTCTTCGGCGACTTCACCGCCGTACACCCGCTGGACCTCACCATCCCCGAGGGCTCCTTCTTCGCCCTCCTCGGCGCGTCCGGCTGCGGCAAGACCACCACCCTCCGCATGATCGCGGGACTGGAGGAGCCGACCGGCGGGCGGATACTCCTCGGCGAGGACGACATCACCGCCCTGCCGCCGCACAAGCGCCCCGTGAACACCGTCTTCCAGAACTACGCCCTCTTCCCGCACCTCGACGTGGCGGAGAACGTCGCCTTCGGACTGCGGCGGCGCGGCATCACCTCCGTACGCAAACAGGTCGAGGAGATGCTGGAACTCGTCGAGCTGGGACCGCTGGCGAAGCGCAAGCCACGGCAGCTCTCCGGCGGGCAGCAGCAACGCGTCGCGCTCGCCCGCGCGTTGATCAACCGGCCGCAGGTGCTGCTGCTCGACGAGCCGCTGGGCGCCCTCGACCTCAAGCTGCGCCGCCAGATGCAGCTCGAACTCAAGCGCATCCAGACGGAGGTGGGCATCACCTTCGTCCATGTCACACACGACCAGGAGGAGGCCATGACGATGGCCGACACCGTGGCCGTGATGAACGCGGGACGCGTCGAGCAACTGGGCGCCCCCGACGAGCTGTACGAGCGGCCCCGCTCCACCTTCGTCGCCAACTTCCTCGGCACCTCCAACCTCATCGAGGCGGAGATCACCGAGGCGAACGACGACGAGCTGCTGCTGAAGGCCGTGGGCACACAGACGCGGCTGCGGCTGCCCGCCGAACGCTGCGCGGTCGACGGCCCCCAGGCGGGCGGCAAGGTGCTCGTGGGCGTACGTCCGGAGAAGATCTCCCTCAGCCACGCCGACGACACGGACGCCGAGGACGCCTCGCGCGGTGACGCCGACGGCGCCGACAACCTCCTCACCGGCCGCATACGCGACGCCGGCTACCTCGGCGTCTCCCTCCAGTACGTCGTCGACAGCCCCGTCTGCCCCGAGTTCAGCGTCTACGAGCAGAACGTCGAGCGGGACGCACGGCTTACGCCGGGCACCGAGGTCGTACTGCGCTGGCGGCCCGCGCACACCTTCGCGCTGGACGCCGCGCAGGACGCCGACGCGGGGACCGTGGAGGAGGCGCTGTGA
- a CDS encoding ABC transporter permease, producing the protein MTSPAASASASAGSPAGASGSASASAGAATPPASGDAPGGGPGTSARSARRRVRLTPYWLLLPAGLWLALFFVAPFFYQASTSVQSGSLEEGFRVTWDFTNYTDALATYAPHFLRSFLYAATATLLCLLIGYPLAYMIAFRAGRWRGLLLVMVIAPFFTSFLIRTLAWKTILSDGGPVVGVLKSVHLLDFTSQLGLTGDDRLLATPLAVVCGLTYNFLPFMILPLYSSLERIDASLHEAARDLYAKPATVFRKVTFPLSLPGVVAGTLLTFIPASGDYINAQLLGSPNTQMVGNAIQKQFLNVLDYPAAAAMSFILMAIILIVVSVYMRKAGTEELV; encoded by the coding sequence GTGACGAGCCCGGCCGCATCCGCATCCGCATCCGCCGGTTCCCCGGCCGGTGCCTCCGGCTCCGCGTCCGCCTCCGCGGGTGCCGCGACGCCGCCCGCCTCCGGCGACGCCCCCGGCGGCGGCCCCGGCACGTCCGCACGGTCCGCACGCCGCCGGGTCCGCCTCACCCCGTACTGGCTGCTGCTGCCTGCCGGGCTGTGGCTCGCGCTCTTCTTCGTCGCGCCGTTCTTCTACCAGGCGTCGACGTCCGTGCAGAGCGGCTCCCTCGAAGAGGGCTTCCGCGTCACCTGGGACTTCACCAACTACACCGACGCGCTGGCCACTTACGCGCCGCACTTCCTGCGCTCGTTCCTCTACGCCGCCACCGCCACGCTGCTTTGCCTGCTCATCGGCTACCCCCTCGCTTACATGATCGCCTTCCGCGCGGGGCGCTGGCGGGGCCTGCTGCTGGTGATGGTGATCGCCCCGTTCTTCACCAGCTTCCTCATCCGCACGCTCGCGTGGAAGACGATCCTCTCCGACGGCGGCCCGGTCGTCGGCGTACTGAAATCGGTCCATCTCCTGGACTTCACAAGCCAGTTGGGGCTGACCGGCGACGACAGGCTGCTGGCGACGCCGCTGGCGGTGGTGTGCGGGCTGACGTACAACTTCCTGCCGTTCATGATCCTTCCGCTCTACAGCTCGCTGGAGCGGATCGACGCCTCGCTGCACGAGGCGGCACGCGACCTGTACGCCAAGCCCGCGACCGTCTTCCGCAAGGTGACCTTCCCGCTCTCCCTGCCGGGCGTCGTCGCCGGGACGCTGCTCACGTTCATCCCGGCCTCCGGCGACTACATCAACGCACAGCTTCTCGGCTCCCCGAACACGCAGATGGTCGGCAACGCCATCCAGAAGCAGTTCCTCAACGTCCTCGACTACCCGGCAGCCGCCGCCATGTCGTTCATCCTCATGGCGATCATCCTGATCGTGGTGAGTGTCTATATGCGCAAGGCCGGAACGGAGGAACTCGTGTGA